One window of Desulfobacca acetoxidans DSM 11109 genomic DNA carries:
- the gpmA gene encoding 2,3-diphosphoglycerate-dependent phosphoglycerate mutase produces the protein MYTVVLLRHGESVWNKENKFAGWTDVGLSPKGVQEAIEAGRYLKKEGYVFDLAFTSVLSRAIKTLWLVLEEMDLMWIPVYHNWRLNERHYGALQGLNKVETVNTFGMEQTQIWRRSYDTPPPPLTQDDPRWPGNDPRYASLKSEEIPLTECLKDTVARFLPYWHETIAPTIKTGKRVLIAAHGNSLRALVKYLDQISDEAIVSLNIPTGIPLVYELDEGLKPIRTFYLGDPEKVQAAIQAVANQLKGGKK, from the coding sequence ATGTATACAGTCGTTTTGTTGCGCCATGGCGAGAGCGTGTGGAATAAGGAGAATAAGTTCGCCGGCTGGACGGATGTCGGGTTGTCGCCAAAGGGCGTTCAGGAAGCCATAGAGGCAGGCCGTTATCTCAAAAAGGAAGGCTACGTCTTTGATCTGGCGTTTACTTCCGTTCTTTCTCGGGCCATCAAGACCCTGTGGCTGGTTTTGGAAGAGATGGACCTGATGTGGATCCCGGTCTACCACAATTGGCGTTTGAACGAACGGCATTACGGTGCTCTCCAGGGACTCAATAAAGTGGAGACGGTCAATACCTTCGGCATGGAGCAGACTCAGATCTGGCGCCGCAGTTATGACACCCCGCCTCCGCCGCTGACTCAGGATGACCCCCGGTGGCCGGGAAATGACCCACGGTATGCGTCTCTCAAATCGGAAGAGATCCCCTTGACCGAGTGTTTGAAAGATACCGTGGCCCGATTCCTGCCTTACTGGCATGAGACCATTGCCCCTACCATCAAGACCGGCAAACGGGTGCTCATTGCAGCTCATGGAAACAGCCTCAGGGCGCTAGTGAAATATCTGGACCAGATTTCAGATGAGGCGATTGTCTCCCTGAATATCCCTACGGGAATTCCTCTGGTCTATGAATTAGATGAAGGTCTTAAGCCCATCCGGACTTTTTACCTGGGCGACCCAGAAAAGGTGCAGGCAGCCATTCAGGCCGTGGCCAACCAACTCAAAGGCGGGAAAAAGTAA
- a CDS encoding histone deacetylase family protein: MKANTGYVYDERYLKHEPGGYHPERPDRLRAIQQRVISSGLIDELVLIQPYEAPLDRITRLHDPDYLERFRLACEKKMRIFQSPDNGICADSYAIALLAVGGVLAACDAVMTGKAHNAFCAVRPPGHHAEHAQAMGFCFFNNIAIGARYLQDKYGLERIAILDWDVHHGNGTQHLFETDPTVFYISLHQDPFTCYPGTGRQNEQGKGAGLGFTLNFPLPRGSGDKTYLKTIQEGVIPALVAFHPDFLMISSGFDAHADDPLAHMELSRDGYAHMGRLMAAFAQEHCNSRIITVLEGGYNLEVLQECVEDHLRILQGISDS, from the coding sequence ATGAAAGCAAACACCGGTTATGTCTATGATGAGCGGTATCTCAAACACGAACCCGGAGGTTATCATCCGGAGCGGCCGGACCGCTTGCGAGCCATTCAGCAGCGGGTAATCTCCTCAGGACTTATAGATGAATTGGTTTTAATACAGCCCTATGAGGCGCCCCTGGACCGGATTACCAGACTCCATGATCCGGATTATCTTGAAAGGTTCCGTCTTGCCTGTGAGAAAAAAATGAGGATATTTCAATCCCCTGATAATGGTATCTGCGCCGACAGCTATGCTATCGCCCTATTGGCCGTTGGCGGTGTTCTAGCCGCCTGTGACGCCGTGATGACCGGCAAGGCGCACAACGCTTTCTGCGCCGTCCGCCCCCCTGGACATCATGCGGAACACGCCCAGGCCATGGGCTTCTGTTTTTTTAACAATATCGCTATCGGCGCCCGGTATTTGCAGGATAAATACGGCCTGGAGCGCATTGCCATCCTCGACTGGGACGTCCATCACGGTAATGGCACCCAACATCTCTTTGAGACCGATCCTACGGTTTTCTATATCTCTTTACACCAAGACCCGTTTACCTGCTATCCTGGCACCGGACGTCAGAACGAGCAAGGCAAAGGGGCCGGCCTGGGTTTTACTCTCAATTTTCCCCTCCCCCGCGGGAGCGGCGATAAAACCTATCTAAAAACGATTCAAGAAGGGGTGATCCCCGCCTTAGTTGCTTTTCACCCGGATTTCTTAATGATATCATCGGGATTTGACGCCCACGCCGATGACCCGCTGGCACATATGGAGCTAAGCCGGGATGGATATGCCCACATGGGACGCCTCATGGCGGCATTTGCCCAGGAACACTGCAACTCCCGTATTATTACAGTACTCGAGGGCGGGTATAATCTGGAAGTGCTGCAGGAGTGCGTCGAAGATCATCTCCGCATCCTGCAGGGTATCTCTGACTCCTGA
- a CDS encoding tetratricopeptide repeat protein: MRENQWRVFWLALAAVMIFGSFLGCASMEEKRDKFLKEGKELYDKGDYVRARLQFKNAVQIDPKYAESFLWVAKTEIKLQNYRGAFGALSQAAELDPKLLEAQILLGRIYLSGKRLDEAEARLKTALELAPKNSDVLLLAASLAAAQGKLEAAIEKLQEAKQLDPKKYEVYLIQAQMESNRKNLERAVAILEEGIKANPDSEELLLARGRVADAQKQFPEAEKYFLEAVKLEPQKASLQSELARHYILAGQLDKAEQALHQQLGLEPDNEKHAVALTKFLVGRGKVKEGEQVLKDFAAKHPDNNAARFALADFYLSRRQEGRGLKTLQEIVDRDPTGPSGLQAKGRMAMVHASRGRVAEAEKLASEVLKENPKDMVATRTMGLLALSKKDGLAAVNNFRLITQDQPQNPEARLLLAQAHLVNNELEQAKEQAKKALELKADYLEARRFLYGLYLRNKDYDGAIQTIQGYLRYNEKDLFNLLALGEVYLAKEDLAKARATFQKVIALDPKNPIGYFELARMELKQKQTDQAVKHLKQALEQDPNFIKGLQLLTAIYLEQDKPVQAVEVLRQSLARSPNNPVILQMLGEIFLAQKKSDEAAQALEKAFTINPRQLSALRLLVIAYQQNPDVDKVKMELEAKTNDPKAPPFYILAQAMFYERLKDYNKASEVYNRMIERNLFPILAKNNLAYLLANHLQSPENYQKALTLVSEALEESPEDPNILDTKGWILCQQGDFPQAVTYLEQATEIAPNNPALKYHLAYCLAKLGDKEKAIGTLEKLLEIKVKFPERAAAETLLLEIKSGKEPQKP; this comes from the coding sequence ATGAGAGAAAACCAATGGCGGGTGTTCTGGCTGGCTTTGGCCGCGGTAATGATTTTCGGAAGTTTTTTGGGCTGCGCCTCTATGGAGGAAAAGAGGGATAAGTTTTTAAAAGAGGGCAAGGAATTGTATGACAAGGGCGATTATGTACGCGCCCGGTTACAGTTTAAAAATGCTGTGCAGATAGACCCTAAATATGCTGAATCCTTCCTGTGGGTGGCCAAGACCGAAATAAAACTGCAAAATTATCGAGGAGCTTTTGGCGCCTTGTCACAAGCAGCGGAGCTGGACCCAAAATTACTGGAGGCCCAAATATTGTTGGGCCGGATTTATCTGTCAGGTAAGAGGTTAGACGAGGCCGAAGCCCGGTTGAAAACAGCTCTGGAGTTGGCGCCCAAGAACTCAGACGTTTTGCTGTTGGCGGCCTCTTTAGCGGCGGCACAAGGAAAACTGGAGGCTGCCATAGAAAAATTGCAGGAAGCCAAGCAATTAGACCCGAAAAAATATGAGGTCTATCTCATCCAGGCGCAGATGGAATCCAACCGAAAGAACCTGGAGCGCGCCGTTGCCATATTGGAGGAAGGGATTAAGGCCAATCCCGACAGTGAGGAACTCCTCCTGGCGCGGGGACGGGTGGCCGATGCGCAAAAACAATTTCCCGAGGCCGAGAAGTATTTTCTCGAAGCAGTAAAATTAGAGCCCCAAAAAGCCAGCCTGCAGTCGGAATTGGCCCGACACTACATTTTGGCAGGACAATTGGATAAGGCCGAGCAGGCGTTGCATCAGCAGTTAGGGTTGGAACCGGATAACGAGAAACACGCCGTAGCCCTGACCAAATTCCTGGTAGGTAGAGGCAAAGTTAAAGAAGGTGAACAGGTTTTAAAGGATTTTGCCGCCAAACATCCTGATAATAATGCAGCCCGATTTGCCCTGGCCGATTTTTACCTCAGCCGCCGACAAGAAGGCCGGGGGCTGAAGACACTGCAAGAGATAGTCGATCGTGACCCCACCGGGCCATCAGGGTTGCAGGCCAAAGGTCGGATGGCAATGGTGCACGCCAGTCGGGGGCGGGTGGCAGAGGCAGAAAAATTGGCTTCAGAAGTATTGAAAGAAAACCCCAAAGACATGGTTGCCACTCGCACCATGGGGCTGCTGGCCCTGTCCAAGAAAGATGGATTGGCGGCAGTAAACAATTTCCGCCTCATCACGCAAGATCAGCCCCAAAATCCGGAAGCTCGCCTGTTATTAGCCCAGGCCCATCTGGTGAACAATGAGTTGGAGCAGGCCAAGGAGCAGGCTAAAAAGGCCCTGGAATTGAAGGCAGATTACCTGGAAGCCAGGCGGTTTCTCTATGGCCTGTACCTGCGAAACAAGGATTATGACGGTGCCATCCAAACTATCCAGGGATATTTGCGATACAATGAAAAAGACCTGTTCAACCTGCTGGCGCTGGGGGAAGTGTATCTAGCCAAGGAAGATCTGGCCAAGGCGCGCGCCACCTTCCAGAAGGTGATAGCGCTAGATCCAAAAAATCCGATAGGCTACTTCGAACTGGCCCGTATGGAGCTGAAGCAGAAGCAGACTGATCAGGCTGTTAAACACCTGAAACAGGCATTGGAGCAAGATCCAAATTTTATTAAAGGATTGCAATTACTGACTGCCATTTATCTGGAACAGGATAAACCTGTTCAGGCCGTCGAAGTGTTGCGCCAGAGTCTGGCCCGTAGTCCGAACAACCCCGTGATTTTGCAGATGCTGGGGGAAATTTTTCTGGCACAAAAGAAGTCTGATGAGGCCGCGCAAGCTTTGGAAAAGGCTTTTACCATCAATCCCCGGCAGTTGTCAGCCCTCAGACTGTTAGTCATTGCCTACCAACAGAATCCGGATGTGGACAAAGTGAAGATGGAACTCGAGGCCAAGACCAATGATCCCAAGGCCCCGCCGTTTTATATCCTGGCACAGGCAATGTTCTATGAACGGCTGAAGGACTATAATAAAGCGTCGGAAGTTTATAATCGCATGATCGAAAGAAATCTGTTTCCAATTTTGGCCAAGAACAATCTGGCCTATTTATTGGCGAATCATCTGCAGTCTCCGGAAAATTATCAGAAAGCCCTAACCTTGGTTTCCGAGGCTCTGGAAGAATCACCGGAAGATCCCAATATCCTGGATACCAAAGGCTGGATTTTGTGCCAACAGGGAGATTTTCCCCAGGCGGTCACTTATCTGGAACAGGCAACGGAAATTGCCCCAAATAACCCCGCTCTCAAATATCATCTGGCTTACTGCCTCGCCAAGTTGGGGGACAAGGAAAAGGCCATCGGCACGCTGGAAAAGCTCCTCGAGATTAAGGTGAAATTTCCTGAACGAGCCGCTGCCGAGACCCTGTTGCTTGAAATCAAGTCCGGCAAAGAACCGCAAAAACCATAA
- a CDS encoding YeeE/YedE thiosulfate transporter family protein produces MAVNLLKHDGWNPYMAGALSGLAAIFSVWITGKYFGASTTFSKSAGMLEKIFSPERVASLAYFQKEIPQIDWQWMFVFGIFLGSLIAATTDGSFHGQAVPDMWYQRFGPHPVKRGLAAFGGGIVAILGARLAGGCPSGHGLSGSMQLAVSSFIVLICFFLGGVLMARLLYGRGETS; encoded by the coding sequence ATGGCTGTTAACCTGTTAAAACACGACGGCTGGAACCCTTATATGGCAGGCGCCCTTAGCGGACTGGCAGCAATTTTTTCAGTCTGGATCACCGGTAAATACTTCGGGGCCTCCACCACGTTCTCCAAGTCCGCTGGCATGCTGGAAAAAATCTTCTCCCCGGAGCGCGTCGCCAGTCTGGCTTATTTCCAGAAGGAAATTCCCCAGATTGATTGGCAATGGATGTTTGTATTTGGCATCTTTCTGGGATCTCTCATCGCCGCGACCACCGACGGCAGTTTTCATGGCCAGGCAGTACCGGATATGTGGTACCAGCGCTTCGGACCGCACCCGGTTAAGCGCGGGCTGGCAGCTTTCGGTGGCGGCATCGTGGCCATATTGGGGGCCCGCCTGGCCGGCGGCTGTCCCAGCGGCCATGGGCTGAGCGGTTCCATGCAGCTTGCCGTCAGTAGTTTTATTGTCCTCATCTGCTTCTTTCTAGGAGGTGTGCTCATGGCCCGCCTGTTATACGGCAGAGGAGAGACCTCATGA
- a CDS encoding serine/threonine-protein kinase produces the protein MDTQGQGSFVPGMVIGRRYELIRVMRSEAHGKVMLARDQALDVEVGLKCLSNEVPEFDRLLEYYRREALTGMKLHHPQILGIHHLDETEEGVFLVQEPFAGNSLWELLGQSEALTINDSLYFIEVLAQGVAYIHKQGVIHQNFNPQQVLVSATEGIKIINLAFPTELAEIQAYPDLKAYIAPEVWQGRKPLAASNIFSLSVIGYRMLTGALPFPMLTDEIMPYQAAQQPLDLEKIPESLQPLFLRGLHPDPGKRFPAATDFLSQLSILRERLAITGPSRKKRPEEEGLVAVTGGAKAASRPPSGAAEPVVEIDSDWQAPEPIPRRSYWEQMLAWLQEQQHRLTEYLGPEPLRLNRHKQLAAGVGGFLTLLLLIYALSSLFLPKPRVELAQRPESGRDSAPAIQAPLELKPSPPVGSPGPPQEIQPESTISTTSPPASVHAPVIPPGSSLNAPVVEKTKPQPSVASTAAKAKTLQTATKSPARPKSPVKAQPAVKTPKTAMKLAATYDKPAEAAKYANTLSKQGKRTIVKKVVKGKKTFYQVWVNPAAGQSQQGATAAKPKTAAKTGVARPH, from the coding sequence ATGGATACACAAGGCCAAGGCAGTTTTGTGCCCGGTATGGTGATCGGGCGCCGGTATGAACTTATCCGGGTAATGCGTTCGGAAGCTCACGGTAAAGTAATGTTGGCCAGGGATCAGGCACTGGACGTGGAAGTGGGCTTGAAATGTCTGTCCAACGAAGTGCCGGAATTCGATCGCTTACTAGAATATTATCGCCGCGAAGCCCTGACGGGAATGAAGCTACATCATCCCCAGATTCTGGGGATACATCACTTAGATGAGACTGAAGAGGGGGTATTCCTGGTTCAGGAACCCTTTGCCGGCAATTCCTTATGGGAGCTATTGGGCCAGAGCGAGGCCCTGACGATTAATGATTCCCTCTATTTTATTGAAGTATTGGCCCAAGGTGTTGCTTATATCCATAAACAGGGAGTTATTCATCAAAATTTCAATCCACAGCAGGTACTGGTTTCGGCTACCGAAGGGATAAAAATCATTAATCTTGCCTTTCCCACCGAACTGGCAGAGATTCAGGCTTACCCGGACCTCAAGGCTTATATCGCTCCTGAAGTCTGGCAGGGGCGTAAGCCATTGGCGGCTAGCAATATTTTTTCTTTAAGCGTTATCGGGTATCGGATGTTAACCGGTGCTTTACCCTTTCCTATGCTAACCGATGAAATTATGCCTTATCAAGCGGCGCAACAGCCATTGGATTTAGAGAAAATTCCCGAAAGTTTACAGCCGCTTTTCTTGCGGGGACTGCATCCCGATCCCGGAAAACGCTTCCCTGCAGCGACAGATTTTTTATCCCAATTATCCATTCTGAGGGAGCGTCTAGCTATCACCGGCCCAAGCCGTAAAAAGCGACCGGAAGAAGAAGGTTTAGTTGCGGTGACTGGCGGGGCCAAGGCAGCCTCCAGGCCGCCATCCGGCGCTGCGGAGCCGGTGGTGGAGATTGACTCTGACTGGCAAGCTCCCGAACCGATTCCCCGCCGCAGCTATTGGGAACAAATGTTGGCCTGGCTGCAGGAGCAACAACATCGGCTCACGGAATACCTGGGGCCTGAGCCGCTCCGTCTCAACCGTCACAAACAGTTGGCAGCCGGGGTTGGCGGTTTTCTAACTTTGCTGCTGTTAATATACGCTCTTAGCTCATTGTTTTTACCCAAACCTCGGGTTGAACTGGCTCAAAGGCCCGAATCGGGGCGGGATAGTGCCCCGGCGATTCAGGCTCCCCTGGAGCTGAAACCCTCTCCTCCGGTTGGCTCCCCGGGACCACCGCAGGAAATACAGCCCGAATCGACGATTAGTACTACCTCTCCGCCAGCCTCGGTTCACGCTCCGGTGATTCCACCCGGTAGCAGTTTGAACGCGCCGGTTGTAGAAAAAACCAAACCCCAACCTTCGGTCGCATCTACAGCCGCGAAAGCCAAAACGCTCCAGACGGCGACTAAATCACCGGCCAGACCTAAAAGCCCGGTTAAGGCCCAACCGGCGGTCAAAACGCCCAAAACCGCTATGAAACTTGCCGCCACCTATGACAAACCGGCAGAAGCTGCAAAATACGCTAATACATTAAGCAAACAGGGCAAGCGGACCATTGTCAAAAAAGTAGTCAAAGGCAAAAAGACTTTTTATCAGGTCTGGGTTAACCCTGCCGCCGGTCAAAGTCAGCAGGGAGCGACCGCCGCAAAGCCCAAAACCGCAGCCAAAACCGGGGTGGCCCGGCCTCACTAG
- a CDS encoding CHASE2 domain-containing protein, whose translation MPSFSKTFSQPWLRGLILGVLAFWVVTPASFLTLGRFLENRALDFCYQWRSASSCPTDILIVGIDEASFQELRHAWPWPRSWHALLIKRLREAGAQVIAFDVLFADPTSPQEDQVLATIMQEAGNVVLAQTFEVVQGPGFNRQILVTPLPLLATAAKGVGLTMVTPDPDGVVRRFQVELAGQQTMALLVARLFNPQCHIPSSCSGLIEYSGPAHTLDIVSYYQVVDPNYPLPTDRIRGKIVLVGRMLEAALVPQGQADAFYTPHYSLTGQMMTGVEIQGNIIHTLLCGTAGRTIPDGPRVLLFAVVLIAAAYLFARLSPLSGLIGLLVLLGVILSGSVYLFLAHRLWVPPVLLSSGLILIYGGNSFGHYLLAARDKRWLRQAFSRYVSDSLVEIITSYPERLRLGGEEVEVTVLFSDLAGFTSISEHLSPENLIHLLNEYFTTMTEVILNCRGTVDKYIGDAIMAFWGAPIPSSRHALNACLAALAMQEALQPLQDGWRARGLPCLTARLGFHTGKAIVGNVGSRDRFNYTVMGDAVNLASRLEGVNKIYGTSILVSEFTYQLAAAEFVFRELDQVQVKGRSQPVTIYELLAQREDNIRFPWLHTFAAALQDYRQRQWDRAERLFQGVLAQRPQDQPTLCFLRRLQRYRQDPPPPDWQGVYILESK comes from the coding sequence TTGCCCTCTTTTTCTAAGACATTCAGCCAACCCTGGCTGCGCGGTCTGATTTTGGGAGTGCTGGCCTTCTGGGTGGTCACCCCTGCCAGCTTTCTGACCTTAGGCCGATTTTTGGAAAATCGCGCCCTGGACTTCTGTTACCAGTGGCGTTCTGCGAGTTCCTGTCCTACCGATATCCTTATCGTGGGCATTGATGAGGCCTCGTTCCAGGAACTTCGCCATGCCTGGCCATGGCCCCGAAGCTGGCACGCCCTCTTGATCAAACGCCTGAGAGAGGCCGGTGCGCAGGTGATAGCCTTCGATGTCCTTTTTGCCGACCCCACCTCTCCGCAAGAAGATCAGGTTCTGGCGACAATCATGCAGGAGGCCGGCAACGTTGTCTTGGCCCAAACTTTTGAGGTAGTGCAAGGGCCGGGGTTTAACCGCCAGATTTTGGTGACGCCTCTTCCCCTATTGGCCACTGCGGCCAAAGGCGTAGGTCTGACAATGGTGACACCCGATCCGGATGGGGTAGTCCGGCGCTTTCAGGTAGAATTAGCCGGTCAGCAAACCATGGCCTTGCTTGTCGCACGTCTCTTTAATCCTCAGTGTCATATTCCTTCGTCTTGCTCCGGCCTGATAGAATACAGCGGTCCGGCCCACACCCTGGATATCGTATCTTACTATCAAGTTGTCGATCCGAATTATCCTCTGCCAACCGATCGTATCCGCGGCAAAATCGTCCTGGTGGGACGTATGCTGGAGGCTGCTCTAGTCCCGCAAGGTCAAGCCGATGCCTTTTATACGCCTCATTACTCCCTCACCGGACAGATGATGACCGGCGTTGAAATCCAGGGGAATATCATCCACACATTGCTCTGTGGCACTGCCGGCCGCACAATTCCCGACGGGCCTCGGGTTTTGCTGTTTGCAGTAGTGTTGATTGCCGCCGCCTACCTTTTTGCTCGTCTGAGCCCGCTATCCGGCCTGATCGGCTTGCTCGTGCTCCTCGGCGTTATCTTGAGTGGTTCGGTGTATCTCTTTCTCGCCCATCGCCTGTGGGTTCCGCCGGTTTTGCTGAGTAGTGGCCTGATCTTGATTTACGGCGGTAATTCTTTCGGCCATTATCTGCTGGCCGCCAGGGACAAACGCTGGCTGCGGCAGGCCTTTTCGCGCTATGTCTCGGATTCGCTGGTAGAGATCATTACCTCCTATCCGGAGCGCCTTCGTCTGGGGGGTGAGGAGGTTGAAGTCACCGTCCTGTTTTCCGATCTTGCCGGATTTACTTCCATCTCGGAGCACCTGTCTCCAGAAAACCTGATTCACCTCCTGAACGAATATTTCACAACGATGACTGAGGTTATTCTTAATTGCCGGGGGACGGTGGATAAGTACATCGGCGACGCTATCATGGCTTTCTGGGGGGCCCCCATTCCTTCCTCCCGCCATGCCCTGAACGCCTGTCTGGCCGCACTGGCCATGCAGGAAGCCCTCCAGCCATTGCAAGACGGCTGGCGGGCTCGAGGTCTCCCATGTCTCACCGCCCGACTCGGCTTCCATACGGGCAAGGCCATCGTTGGCAATGTCGGCTCCCGGGATCGTTTTAATTATACTGTCATGGGAGATGCCGTTAATCTGGCTTCCCGCCTGGAGGGAGTTAATAAAATCTACGGAACCTCTATATTGGTGAGTGAATTCACGTATCAGTTGGCCGCTGCGGAATTTGTCTTTCGGGAACTGGATCAGGTGCAGGTCAAGGGACGGAGTCAACCGGTGACTATTTATGAGTTGCTGGCCCAGCGGGAGGACAACATCCGGTTTCCCTGGTTGCATACCTTTGCAGCCGCTTTACAGGACTACCGGCAGCGGCAGTGGGATCGGGCTGAACGATTATTTCAGGGAGTGTTGGCCCAACGACCACAAGATCAGCCAACTCTCTGCTTCTTGCGGCGTTTGCAGCGTTATCGGCAAGACCCTCCTCCTCCTGATTGGCAAGGGGTCTATATTCTGGAGAGTAAATAA
- a CDS encoding type 1 glutamine amidotransferase has product MRLHSFEHVPFEDLTNIGVWARNRGYVVSHTRWYENDSPPPLSSVDWLVVMGGPMNIYEEDRYPWLAREKTFIADAIAGGKLVLGVCLGAQLIADVLGGPVSRNQFKEIGWFPVSLTASAIDSPLLVGLPPEFIAFHWHGDTFQTPPGAVPIASSRGCANQAFIYRNRVAGLQFHLESTPDSVSRLIRHCGGELVEAPFIQSPAEMLAPVDFFLEIERIMTRLLDNMAQEA; this is encoded by the coding sequence ATGCGACTGCATTCCTTCGAACACGTCCCGTTTGAAGATCTGACCAATATTGGTGTATGGGCCAGGAATCGGGGGTATGTTGTATCCCATACCCGGTGGTACGAAAATGACAGTCCGCCACCGCTGTCGTCCGTTGATTGGCTGGTAGTGATGGGCGGCCCGATGAATATTTACGAGGAAGACCGCTATCCTTGGCTTGCCCGGGAAAAAACGTTTATCGCTGACGCCATTGCCGGCGGCAAACTCGTATTAGGGGTATGCCTGGGGGCGCAGCTCATTGCCGACGTTCTGGGCGGTCCTGTCTCACGCAACCAATTTAAGGAAATCGGTTGGTTTCCGGTCTCCCTGACCGCATCCGCAATCGATTCGCCGCTGCTTGTAGGCTTACCGCCGGAATTCATTGCTTTTCATTGGCATGGTGACACTTTTCAAACGCCTCCCGGCGCCGTGCCTATCGCTTCTAGCCGTGGTTGTGCCAACCAGGCTTTCATCTACCGGAATCGTGTTGCAGGCCTGCAATTCCACCTGGAATCCACCCCGGATAGTGTAAGCAGATTAATTCGGCACTGCGGCGGTGAATTGGTTGAGGCTCCTTTTATCCAGTCACCGGCGGAAATGTTGGCGCCGGTTGATTTTTTCCTGGAAATCGAAAGAATCATGACTAGATTATTGGACAATATGGCCCAAGAGGCCTAA
- a CDS encoding DUF6691 family protein: MIKLLYGLITGIVFGFLLQKARVLRYDKQIGALRLQDMTIIKFMLSSVLVGLVGIYALQDAGLAKISVKSTQLGANILGGLIFGLGWGLIGYCPGTAVGAVAEGRWDALWGIAGMLVGAALFAEIYPFLKTTVYTWGNYGKLTLPQLLGLNHWLIIILFIAGGLALFRFFAKKGI; the protein is encoded by the coding sequence ATGATCAAACTCCTCTATGGCCTCATCACCGGCATAGTTTTCGGCTTTCTGCTCCAGAAAGCCAGGGTCTTGCGTTATGATAAGCAGATCGGCGCTCTCCGCCTTCAGGACATGACGATCATCAAGTTTATGCTTTCCAGCGTCCTGGTAGGCCTGGTGGGCATCTACGCCCTGCAGGACGCCGGACTGGCAAAGATTTCGGTCAAATCCACTCAATTGGGCGCCAACATCCTGGGCGGTCTTATTTTTGGCCTGGGCTGGGGTCTGATCGGCTACTGCCCGGGCACTGCCGTAGGCGCCGTTGCTGAAGGCCGTTGGGACGCCCTCTGGGGTATTGCCGGCATGCTTGTTGGGGCTGCCTTATTCGCCGAAATCTATCCTTTTTTGAAAACCACTGTTTACACCTGGGGAAATTATGGGAAACTTACTCTACCCCAGCTGCTCGGCCTCAACCATTGGCTGATTATTATTCTCTTTATCGCTGGCGGCCTAGCCCTTTTCCGCTTCTTTGCCAAAAAAGGCATCTAA